AATATGGCATCGCTTATTTTGTATTAGCTGGTTTTCTGGCAGGGATGATGTACATGGTTCATGTCATTGGAAATGTGAATCTTTAAGGATTAGAATCAAAGAATGAAGTTCTTCAATGGTTTATAAAACTCTTGAACCGTCAAAGCTGTAAAGAGAATAACCGCAGTTGAACGGTGAAAGGAGTATGACCATGCCTAAAATTATGAAATGGGAAGTCGGCGTTTGTCTGTTGTTACTGATGGTTTTGGTAGGTTGCTCCGAGGCCAAGCCAACAAAAGTCATGGAAATCAATGAGATGACGAATCTAGATGGAAAGATTAAAGGTCAGTACCCTCCATTGTCACCAGTGATGCAAGACATATACAATCGTTCGATTCCTGAAGAAGTATATACTGTAGATTAGAGCAGAGATAGAAGACGGTTTCTCATGCTCAGGCTTTTCTTTCTAGTCAAATTTTTATATAATAGACAACTATCGTTGGATACATAGAGAGAGGAGTTTGCGACTAACATGGCGGCAGAAATCTTACGGGTTACTACAGAGGAACAGCTTCGGATGGGGCTGGATATTCGTACTAAAGTATTTGTAGAGGAACAAATGGTACCGGTTGAGGAAGAAATTGATGAATACGATGTTATCGGTCCGAATGCGCACCATATTCTAATTATAGATGAAGGAGTGCCTGTCGCTACAGGAAGATTGATTTACTACAAAGCAGGTACAGCCAAAATGCAGCGTATCGCCGTGCTGAAAGATTATCGAGTTAAAGGATACGGACGTGTTCTGTTGCTGGCTATGGAAGAGCTTGCTCGGGAACTTGGACTGGAAGCTTCGATTCTTGATGCACAATGTCAAGCTGAGAATTTCTACAAGAAGCTAGGATATGAAGTGATTTCTACGGAACCTTTTTATGACGCAGGCATTCTACATGTACGGATGCAGAAAACTCTTTAAAATTAGCGCACATAATTTACCGTTCCATGAAGCAAGCTAGGATGTGCCTTATGATGGCAAATTCTACTGCAAGGGGCGGACTAAAGTGCCAAATAACGAACGCGAAAGTTTCGTAGCCGTACAGAAAAATGGAGATGGAGATCTAACCAGTTTCCAGACCTCCACAGGACGTGTCTTGGCGTATGATCAAGCGCTTCAAGAAGTACAGGCCGGAAATATTGCCGGAGTGAATGCTTTTAAAGGTAAAGACGGGGAGACTTATATTCGCGGCGATGCGGATGGGGATCCAACCAACAATTTGGATAATCTTCCGACATTCTCATAGTTCAAAAGGTAAAGACCGTACTAACGTCCTTGGACGTCAATGTACGGTCTTTTTTATATAATAGTCAAAGTTTATAAATTAGATGCTGCTCTATAAACTCCATCTCTCCTGTAAGTCCGACGAATTGCGGTTGTTCATCACTGTAATGCATGAGCTTGATGATACGTCGAACATCCTCGGGTAAAGACAATAACTCCTCCAGCGTGGTGTGAACAACGCCTGATCCACCAAGCTGACAGTCATGCAGAATCATTCGGATGCCCCGCTCACGCACAAGGTTTATAAGTAGATCCGGTTGAAAAGTCATATCCGCACTGTAGAAAATCTCGTTATTTATTAAAAGAGAATAGCTATCTTTACCGG
This Paenibacillus sp. FSL R5-0345 DNA region includes the following protein-coding sequences:
- a CDS encoding GNAT family N-acetyltransferase, with amino-acid sequence MAAEILRVTTEEQLRMGLDIRTKVFVEEQMVPVEEEIDEYDVIGPNAHHILIIDEGVPVATGRLIYYKAGTAKMQRIAVLKDYRVKGYGRVLLLAMEELARELGLEASILDAQCQAENFYKKLGYEVISTEPFYDAGILHVRMQKTL
- a CDS encoding DUF3892 domain-containing protein; amino-acid sequence: MPNNERESFVAVQKNGDGDLTSFQTSTGRVLAYDQALQEVQAGNIAGVNAFKGKDGETYIRGDADGDPTNNLDNLPTFS